The following coding sequences are from one Sesamum indicum cultivar Zhongzhi No. 13 linkage group LG11, S_indicum_v1.0, whole genome shotgun sequence window:
- the LOC105174600 gene encoding LOW QUALITY PROTEIN: ethylene-overproduction protein 1-like (The sequence of the model RefSeq protein was modified relative to this genomic sequence to represent the inferred CDS: inserted 2 bases in 1 codon) — MPQHFFKTIRSLKMTDGCNGTQVYAVNPTAGGGGAAASGGSGDKFLQHLQDQLRANLVMSKSHYQSLSQMNNVIPSVLTDASALFGLPQTDLIEPQIEPYLKFVDFVDVLADVYRRLENCQQFEKSAVYMEQCAIFRGLTDPKLYRKCLQLARQHAFDVHSKVVLSAWLRFERRDDELFGVSAMDCSGLSPECPKCSLVSGYNPESATDPCLCPRNLEGDEDMEPKLEGQECSTSFSEGDEDGDDYDIWFCIGDDEVKCNRFKIASLSRPFKAMLYGSFTESRRDRIYFAQNGISAKAMKAGXPNVVFELLVLANRFCCDELKSACDVYLASLVDDMESAALLIEYGLQETAYLLTAACLQVFLREIPCSMRNPNVLKLFCSSDVREKLALVGHASFLLYSFLSHAAMEEDMKSNTTVMLLERMVECASLNWQKQLAFHQLGCVMLERKEYKDAQKWFETAVQEGHAYSLVGVARAKYKRGHKYNAYKLMDSLIADNRPCGWMYQERSLYCSGKEKIADLNTATEMDPTLSYPYKYRAVAMLEEDKIGPAISEINKIIGFKVSPDCLELRAWFLISLQDYEGALRDVRALLTLDPQYMMFHGKLHGEQLVELLCRHVPQCSQADCWMQLYDRWSSVDDIGSLAVVHHMLANDPGKSLLRFRQSLLLLRLNCHKAAMRSLRMARNHAASKHERLVYDGWVLYDTGYREEAIAKAEESISIQRSFEAYFLKAYILSETTTDTESSFYVIQLLEEALRCPSDGLRKGQALSNLASIYIDVNKLDQAVDCYMNALNIKHTRAHQGLARVYHLQNQRKAAYDEMSKLIEKARDNASAYEKRSEYCDREMAKSDLRMATRLDPLRAYPYRYRAAVLMDDHKEAEAIAELTRAIDFKLDLQLIHLRATFYDSTGDYLSAIKDCEAALCLDPGHADTLELYQKAKERANEQQPN, encoded by the exons ATGCCGCAGCACTTCTTCAAGACAATCCGTAGTTTGAAGATGACAGATGGGTGCAATGGCACCCAAGTGTACGCCGTTAATCCCACCGCCGGTGGGGGTGGAGCGGCAGCTTCCGGCGGTTCGGGGGATAAATTCTTGCAACATTTGCAAGATCAATTAAGGGCTAATTTGGTTATGTCAAAATCTCATTACCAGAGTCTCTCTCAGATGAATAATGTGATTCCAAGTGTTTTGACTGACGCCAGTGCTCTTTTTGGGCTTCCGCAGACGGATCTCATTGAGCCTCAGATTGAGCCTTATCTTAAGTTTGTTGATTTTGTGGATGTTTTAGCTGATGTTTATAGGAGACTTGAGAACTGccaacaatttgaaaaatcagCGGTGTATATGGAACAATGTGCGATTTTTAGGGGGTTGACTGATCCAAAATTATATAGGAAATGTCTACAGTTGGCTAGGCAACATGCTTTTGACGTGCATTCTAAGGTAGTACTTTCAGCTTGGCTGAGGTTTGAAAGGAGGGATGATGAGTTGTTTGGGGTGTCTGCGATGGATTGTAGTGGATTGAGCCCTGAGTGCCCAAAGTGTTCACTGGTATCAGGGTATAATCCTGAGTCCGCAACTGATCCTTGTTTATGCCCCCGAAATTTGGAAGGGGATGAAGATATGGAACCCAAGTTAGAAGGTCAAGAATGCTCCACTTCATTTAGTGAGGGTGATGAAGATGGTGATGATTATGATATTTGGTTTTGCATTGGAGATGATGAGGTTAAATGCAATAGGTTTAAAATTGCCTCTCTTTCCAGGCCGTTCAAAGCAATGTTGTATGGTAGTTTTACAGAATCACGGAGGGACAGAATATATTTTGCACAAAATGGAATTTCTGCAAAGGCAATGAAGGCAGG TCCAAATGTTGTTTTTGAGCTCCTGGTGTTGGCTAATAGGTTCTGCTGTGATGAGTTGAAATCTGCCTGTGATGTATATTTAGCATCTCTGGTTGACGATATGGAAAGTGCCGCTCTGCTCATTGAATATGGGTTGCAGGAGACTGCGTATCTTTTGACAGCAGCTTGTTTGCAGGTATTTCTGAGAGAAATCCCCTGTTCAATGCGTAATCCAAATGTGTTGAAACTCTTCTGCAGTTCAGATGTTAGAGAAAAATTAGCGCTAGTGGGGCAtgcttcttttttgttgtacAGTTTTTTAAGTCATGCAGCTATGGAAGAAGACATGAAATCAAATACAACAGTTATGCTTTTGGAAAGGATGGTAGAATGTGCTAGTTTGAATTGGCAAAAACAACTTGCATTCCACCAGTTGGGCTGCGTGATGCTTGAAAGAAAGGAATATAAGGATGCTCAGAAATGGTTTGAGACAGCTGTCCAGGAGGGTCATGCTTATTCTCTAGTCGGTGTAGCAAGAGCCAAATATAAGCGTGGTCACAAGTACAACGCATACAAATTGATGGACTCCCTTATTGCTGACAATAGGCCCTGCGGATGGATGTATCAAGAACGATCTCTGTATTGTAgtgggaaagaaaaaatcgCGGATCTGAATACAGCTACAGAAATGGACCCAACTCTTTCTTACCCTTACAAGTATAGGGCTGTCGCAATGTTGGAAGAGGACAAAATTGGTCCTGCAATATCTGAGATTAACAAGATAATAGGTTTCAAGGTCTCTCCTGATTGCCTTGAGCTACGTGCTTGGTTCTTGATTTCCCTGCAGGATTACGAAGGAGCTCTGAGAGATGTCAGAGCACTTCTAACTTTGGATCCTCAATATATGATGTTTCATGGGAAGTTGCATGGCGAACAGTTGGTAGAGCTTTTATGTCGTCATGTTCCTCAGTGCAGCCAAGCTGATTGTTGGATGCAACTGTATGATCGGTGGTCCTCGGTTGATGATATTGGATCTCTAGCGGTTGTACACCATATGTTGGCTAATGATCCTGGGAAGAGTCTTTTACGGTTTCGGCAATCCCTCCTCCTCCTACG ATTAAATTGCCACAAGGCTGCTATGAGAAGTCTCCGAATGGCTCGAAATCATGCAGCCTCTAAGCATGAAAGACTTGTCTATGATGGCTGGGTTTTATATGACACGGGTTATCGAGAAGAAGCAATAGCAAAAGCTGAAGAATCCATCTCAATCCAGAGATCATTTGAAGCATATTTCCTAAAAGCATATATTTTGTCTGAAACGACGACGGACACTGAATCTTCATTCTATGTTATCCAGCTTCTTGAAGAAGCTCTTAGGTGCCCATCTGATGGCCTTAGGAAAGGACAA GCTTTGAGTAATCTAGCAAGTATCTACATAGATGTGAATAAGCTAGACCAAGCAGTTGACTGCTACATGAATGCATTGAATATCAAACATACAAGAGCACATCAGGGGCTGGCACGTGTATACCATCTCCAGAATCAACGGAAAGCAGCATATGATGAGATGTCAAAGTTGATCGAGAAGGCCAGAGATAATGCATCAGCTTACGAGAAACGTTCAGAATACTGCGACCGTGAGATGGCCAAAAGTGATCTTAGAATGGCAACCCGACTAGATCCTCTAAGAGCATATCCATATCGATATCGAGCGGCTG TTCTGATGGATGACCATAAGGAAGCCGAAGCAATTGCAGAACTCACAAGAGCAATAGATTTCAAGTTGGATCTGCAGCTGATTCATCTTCGAGCAACATTCTATGATTCAACGGGTGATTATCTTTCAGCCATCAAAGACTGTGAGGCTGCCCTTTGCCTTGATCCCGGACACGCAGATACCCTCGAACTTTATCAAAAAGCGAAAGAACGGGCCAACGAACAACAACCAAACTGA
- the LOC105174601 gene encoding importin subunit beta-1-like, with translation MALEITQYLLSAQSPDAKVRNEAETTLSQFRDQNLSGFLLSLSVELANDSKPTESRRLAGIILKNSLDAKEAARKDHLVRQWVAIDISFKSQIKHSLLSTLGSSVREASHTAAQVVAKIASIEVPRKEWPELVGLLLSNMTQPDSPASLKQATLETLGYVCEEISNEDLVQDEVNAVLTAVVQGMNVTEQNSEVRLAATRALYNALDFARTNFDNEMERNYIMKVICDAALAKETEIRQAAFECLVSIASTYYEVLEPYMPRIFELTSNAVKGDEEAVALQAVEFWSSICDEELEIQDYEVPESGDSSAPHSHFIQKALPTLVPMLLETLLKQDEEQDQEDGIWNLAMAGGTCLGLVARTVGDAIVPLVMPFVEINISKTDWRSREAATYAFGSILEGPSIEKLSPMVNAGLEFLLNAMHDENSHVKDTTAWTLSRIFELLHSPATGFSVINPGNLQRILGVLLESVKDAPHVAEKVCGAIYFLAQGYEDAGPSSSLLTPYLPDILNSLITTADRSDGSYSKLRSSAYETLNEVVRCSNLSETSHIISKLLPAIMSKLEQTLNLQIVSSDDREKQGDLQASLCGVLQVLIQKLSSADETKPLILQMADQIILLFLNVFACRSSTVHEEAMLAIGALAYAVGPEFGKYMQEFYKYLEMGLQNFEEYQVCSISVGVVGDICRALDDKILPYCDGIMTLLLKDLSSGELHRSVKPPIFSCFGDIALAIGEHFEKYISYALPMMQSASEVCAQMDNSDEEMMDYGNLLRRSIFEAYSGILQGFKNSKPDLMLPHASHLVQFLELVAKDKQRDESVTKAAVAVLGDLADALGSNIKVLFKDSSFCMELLRECLQSDDDQLKETATWTQGMIGRAFSVSG, from the exons ATGGCATTGGAGATTACCCAGTATCTATTGTCTGCTCAATCACCAGATGCAAAAGTTCGAAACGAGGCAGAGACTACTCTCAGTCAGTTCCGTGACCAAAACTTGTCAGGATTTCTGCTGTCACTATCAGTTGAACTCGCAAATGATAGCAAACCAACTGAGTCTCGTAGACTTGCTGGAATCATCCTCAAGAACTCCTTGGATGCTAAAGAGGCTGCAAGAAAGGACCATCTTGTCCGGCAATGGGTAGCAATTGACATTTCTTTTAAGTCTCAGATAAAACACTCTCTTTTAAGCACTCTTGGGTCTTCTGTCCGGGAAGCAAGCCACACTGCTGCCCAAGTAGTTGCTAAGATAGCTTCAATAGAAGTTCCCCGGAAAGAATGGCCTGAACTCGTAGGATTGTTACTTTCCAACATGACTCAGCCAGATAGCCCTGCATCCCTGAAACAGGCTACCCTGGAAACACTTGGTTATGTATGCGAGGAGATATCTAATGAAGATCTTGTGCAAGATGAAGTAAATGCTGTGCTAACTGCGGTTGTTCAAGGAATGAATGTCACCGAGCAAAACTCTGAGGTCCGACTTGCTGCAACTAGGGCTCTGTATAATGCCCTTGATTTTGCGCGGACCAACTTTGATAATGAGATGGAGAGGAACTATATAATGAAGGTGATTTGTGATGCTGCGCTGGCAAAAGAGACAGAGATCAGACAGGCTGCATTTGAATGCCTAGTTTCCATTGCATCAACATACTATGAGGTACTTGAACCCTACATGCCAAGGATCTTTGAGCTTACCTCTAACGCAGTGAAAGGAGATGAGGAAGCTGTTGCCCTTCAAGCAGTAGAGTTTTGGAGCTCTATTTGTGATGAAGAATTGGAGATTCAAGACTACGAGGTCCCTGAGAGTGGGGATTCTAGTGCACCACACTCTCACTTTATTCAGAAGGCTCTACCAACTTTAGTCCCTATGCTGCTAGAAACTCTACTTAAACAGGATGAGGAGCAAGACCAGGAGGATGGAATTTGGAATCTAGCCATGGCTGGGGGCACATGTCTTGGTCTTGTTGCTAGGACTGTGGGCGATGCTATTGTTCCTCTTGTGATGCCTTTTGTAGAGATCAACATATCAAAGACTGACTGGCGATCTCGGGAGGCAGCGACATATGCATTTGGCTCAATCCTTGAAGGGCCGAGCATTGAGAAATTATCACCTATGGTAAATGCTGGCTTGGAGTTTTTGCTCAATGCAATGCATGATGAAAATAGCCATGTGAAAGACACTACTGCATGGACTCTTAGTCGCATCTTTGAGTTACTCCACTCACCAGCTACTGGTTTCTCTGTGATTAACCCCGGTAACCTTCAAAGGATCTTGGGTGTCTTGTTGGAGAGTGTAAAAGATGCTCCACATGTGGCAGAGAAGGTTTGTGGAgctatatattttcttgctCAGGGATATGAGGATGCTGGGCCAAGCTCTTCCCTGCTCACCCCTTACCTTCCAGATATCTTGAACAGCTTGATTACGACAGCTGATCGTTCAGATGGCAGTTACTCTAAGTTGAGGTCTTCTGCATATGAAACCTTGAATGAGGTTGTTAGGTGTTCGAACCTCTCAGAGACGTCTCACATAATTTCCAAACTTCTGCCTGCCATCATGTCTAAGTTGGAACAAACTTTAAATCTTCAAATTGTATCATCCGATGACAGGGAAAAGCAAGGGGATTTGCAAGCCTCTCTGTGTGGTGTTCTTCAGGTTTTGATCCAAAAACTAAGCAGTGCTGATGAAACTAAGCCTTTAATATTGCAAATGGCTGATCAGATCATTCTGCTTTTCCTGAATGTTTTTGCCTGCCGTAGTTCTACTGTCCATGAAGAAGCTATGCTTGCTATTGGTGCACTGGCATATGCAGTTGGACCAGAATTTGGGAAGTACATGCAAGAGTTCTATAAGTATCTAGAGATGGGTTTGCAGAATTTTGAGGAATATCAGGTTTGTTCCATTTCAGTTGGGGTAGTTGGTGACATTTGTCGTGCGTTGGATGATAAGATCCTGCCATATTGTGATGGGATCATGACTCTTCTTCTCAAGGATCTCTCCAGTGGTGAACTGCACCGCTCAGTTAAACCTCCCATTTTCTCCTGCTTTGGGGACATTGCCCTTGCAATTGGCGAACACTTTGAGAAGTACATCAGTTATGCTTTGCCGATGATGCAAAGTGCTTCAGAAGTGTGTGCGCAGATGGACAACAGTGATGAGGAGATGATGGACTATGGCAACCTGCTTAGGCGCAGTATTTTTGAGGCTTATTCTGGAATTCTTCAGGGATTCAAGAATTCCAAGCCTGATCTGATGCTACCCCATGCTTCTCATCTTGTGCAGTTCCTGGAATTGGTTGCCAAAGACAAGCAGAG GGACGAGAGTGTAACTAAGGCAGCAGTTGCTGTTCTTGGTGACCTGGCAGATGCACTTGGTTCAAACATAAAGGTTTTGTTTAAGGATAGTTCGTTCTGCATGGAGTTATTACGTGAGTGCCTTCAGTCGGATGATGACCAGCTGAAAGAAACAGCAACATGGACCCAGGGGATGATTGGGCGTGCATTTTCTGTCAGTGGCTGA
- the LOC105174603 gene encoding importin subunit beta-1-like translates to MALEITQYLLSAQSPDANIRNEAETTLSQFRDQNLPGFLLSLSVELANDGKPTESRRLAGIILKNSLDAKEAATKDQLVQQWVAIELSFKSQIKVSLLNTLGSSVREASHTAAQVVAKIASIEVPRKEWPELVGLLLANMTQPDRPASLKQATLETLGYVCEEISNEDLVQDEVNAVLTAVVQGMNVTEQNSEVRLAATRALYNALDFARTNFDNEMERNYIMKVICDAALAKETDIRQAAFECLVSIASTYYEVLEPYMPRIFELTSNAVKGDEEAVALQAVEFWSSICDEELEIQDYEVPESGDSSAPHSHFIQKALPTLVPMLLETLLKQDEEQDQEDGIWNLAMAGGTCLGLVARTVGDAIVPLVMPFVEINISKTDWRSREAATYAFGSILEGPSIEKLSPMVNAGLEFLLNAMHDENSHVKDTTAWTLSRIFELLHSPATGFSVITPGNLQRILGVLLGSIKDAPHVAEKVCGAIYFLAQGYEDAGPSSSLLTPYLPDILNSLIATAERTDGSDSKLRSSAYETLNEVVRCSNLSETSQIISKLLPAIMSKLEQTLNLQILSSDDREKQGDLQASLCGVLQVLIQKLSSADETKPIILQVADQMMLLFLNVFACRSSTVHEEAMLAIGALAYAVGPEFGKYMQEFYKYLEMGLQNFEEYQVCSISVGVVGDICRALDDKILPYCDGIMTLLLKDLSSGELHRSVKPPIFSCFGDIALAIGEHFEKYISYALPMMQSASEVCAQMDNSDEEMMDYGNQLRRSIFEAYSGILQGFKNSKPDLMLPHAPHLLQFLELVAKDKQRDESVTKAAVAVLGDLADALGSNIKVLVKNSSFCTELLGECLQSDDDQLKETATWTQGMIGRAFSVCG, encoded by the exons ATGGCACTGGAAATTACCCAGTATCTATTGTCTGCTCAATCACCCGATGCTAATATCCGAAATGAGGCAGAGACTACTCTCAGTCAGTTCCGGGACCAAAACTTGCCTGGATTTCTGCTGTCATTATCTGTTGAACTCGCAAATGATGGCAAACCGACTGAGTCTCGTAGACTTGCTGGTATCATCCTCAAGAACTCCTTGGATGCTAAAGAAGCTGCAACAAAGGACCAACTTGTCCAGCAATGGGTAGCTATCGAACTTTCTTTTAAATCCCAGAtaaaagtctctcttttaaacACTCTTGGCTCTTCAGTCCGGGAAGCGAGCCACACTGCTGCCCAGGTAGTTGCTAAGATAGCTTCAATAGAAGTTCCCCGGAAAGAATGGCCTGAACTCGTAGGATTGTTACTTGCCAACATGACTCAGCCAGATAGGCCTGCATCCCTGAAACAGGCTACCCTAGAAACACTTGGTTACGTATGCGAGGAGATATCTAATGAAGATCTTGTGCAAGATGAAGTAAATGCTGTTCTAACAGCTGTTGTTCAAGGAATGAATGTCACAGAGCAAAACTCTGAGGTCCGACTTGCTGCAACTAGGGCCCTGTATAATGCCCTTGATTTTGCACGGACCAACTTTGATAATGAGATGGAGAGGAACTATATAATGAAGGTGATTTGTGATGCTGCGCTGGCAAAAGAGACAGATATCAGACAGGCTGCATTTGAATGTCTAGTTTCCATTGCATCAACATACTATGAGGTACTTGAACCCTACATGCCAAGGATCTTTGAGCTTACCTCTAACGCAGTGAAAGGAGATGAAGAAGCTGTTGCCCTTCAAGCAGTAGAGTTTTGGAGCTCCATTTGTGATGAAGAATTGGAGATTCAAGACTACGAGGTTCCTGAGAGTGGGGATTCTAGTGCTCCACACTCTCACTTTATTCAGAAGGCTCTACCAACTTTAGTCCCTATGCTGCTAGAAACTCTACTTAAACAGGATGAGGAGCAAGATCAGGAGGATGGAATTTGGAATCTAGCCATGGCTGGGGGCACATGTCTTGGTCTTGTCGCTAGGACTGTTGGCGATGCTATTGTTCCTCTTGTAATGCCTTTTGTAGAAATCAACATATCAAAGACTGACTGGCGATCGCGGGAAGCAGCAACATATGCATTTGGCTCAATCCTTGAAGGACCGAGCATTGAGAAATTATCACCTATGGTAAATGCTGGGCTGGAGTTTTTGCTCAATGCAATGCATGATGAAAATAGCCATGTGAAAGACACTACTGCATGGACTCTTAGTCGTATCTTTGAGTTACTGCACTCACCAGCTACCGGTTTCTCTGTGATTACCCCTGGTAACCTTCAAAGGATCTTGGGTGTCTTGTTGGGGAGCATAAAAGACGCTCCACATGTGGCAGAGAAGGTCTGTGGAGCCATATATTTTCTTGCTCAGGGATATGAAGATGCTGGGCCGAGCTCTTCACTGCTCACCCCCTACCTTCCAGATATCTTGAACAGTTTGATTGCCACAGCTGAACGTACAGATGGCAGTGACTCTAAGTTGAGGTCTTCTGCATATGAAACCTTGAATGAGGTTGTTAGGTGTTCGAACCTTTCAGAGACATCTCAGATAATTTCCAAACTTCTGCCTGCCATCATGTCTAAGTTGGAACAAACGCTAAATCTTCAGATTTTATCATCCGATGACAGGGAAAAGCAAGGAGATTTGCAAGCCTCTCTTTGTGGTGTTCTTCAGGTTTTGATCCAAAAACTAAGCAGCGCTGATGAAACTAAGCCTATAATACTGCAAGTGGCTGATCAGATGATGCTGCTTTTCCTAAATGTATTTGCCTGCCGTAGTTCTACTGTCCATGAAGAAGCTATGCTTGCTATTGGTGCACTGGCGTATGCAGTTGGACCAGAATTTGGGAAGTACATGCAAGAGTTCTATAAGTATCTAGAGATGGGTTTGCAGAATTTTGAGGAATATCAGGTTTGTTCCATTTCAGTTGGGGTAGTTGGTGACATTTGCCGTGCGTTGGATGACAAGATCCTGCCATATTGTGATGGGATCATGACTCTTCTTCTCAAGGATCTCTCCAGTGGTGAACTGCACCGCTCAGTTAAACCTCCCATATTCTCCTGCTTTGGGGATATTGCCCTTGCAATTGGCGAACACTTTGAGAAGTACATTAGTTATGCTTTGCCAATGATGCAAAGCGCTTCAGAAGTGTGTGCGCAGATGGATAACAGTGATGAGGAGATGATGGACTATGGCAATCAGCTGAGGCGCAGCATTTTTGAGGCTTATTCTGGAATTCTTCAGGGATTCAAGAATTCCAAGCCTGATCTGATGCTACCCCATGCTCCTCATCTCCTGCAGTTCCTGGAACTGGTCGCCAAAGACAAGCAGAG GGACGAGAGTGTAACTAAGGCAGCAGTAGCCGTATTGGGTGATCTGGCAGATGCTCTTGGTTCAAACATAAAGGTTTTGGTCAAGAATAGTTCATTCTGCACAGAGTTATTAGGTGAGTGCCTTCAGTCTGATGATGACCAGCTGAAAGAAACAGCAACATGGACCCAAGGGATGATTGGGCGTGCATTTTCTGTCTGTGGCTGA
- the LOC105174604 gene encoding protein ESKIMO 1-like — protein MKYKYKKSEQRKRNLSLLIITLISLSLFCVFVFTKDATFISKLTLTLTWPHLLILGQSINNGTASRSAAAFDFERDEEAGTDIELPLRGCDLSKGKWVFDNITRPLYREEECGFLTAQVTCVRNGREDTLYQKWRWQPSHCSLPKFEARVLLEKLRGKRLLFVGDSVNRNQWESMICLLQSAILPGRATWNMGAPLSVFSIQDYNATVEFYWAPFLVESNSDDPRNHSISQRIIMPESISKHGIHWKSADFLVFNTYIWWMNSHTIKVLRGSFEQGSAEYDEIERTTAYERVLTTWANWLISNADHNRTSAFFISMSPVHQQSSNWNDLDGVACARETTPILNTSMALDMGTDRRLLHITRNVIKATNTPVTLVDITTLSEYRKDGHTSVYTIRQGKLLTPEEKADPATFADCLHWCLPGVPDTWNELLYAHIISRS, from the exons ATGAAGTacaaatacaagaaaagtGAGCAGAGAAAACGTAATCTTTCCCTTTTAATCATCACACTCAtttcactctctctcttttgtgtttttgtatttACCAAAGATGCAACTTTTATCTCCAAactcactctcactctcacCTGGCCTCATCTTCTTATTCTTGGCCAATCAATCAATAATGGAACTGCTTCAAGATCAGCAGCAGCATTTGATTTTGAGAGGGATGAAGAAGCTGGGACTGATATTGAATTGCCATTAAGGGGCTGTGATTTGTCAAAGGGGAAATGGGTGTTTGATAATATCACCAGGCCTTTATACAGAGAAGAAGAGTGTGGGTTCTTGACTGCTCAAGTCACTTGTGTTAGAAATGGAAGAGAAGATACACTGTATCAGAAGTGGAGATGGCAGCCCAGTCACTGTTCTTTGCCCAA GTTTGAGGCAAGAGTGTTGTTGGAGAAACTGAGGGGGAAGAGGCTTTTGTTTGTGGGGGATTCAGTGAACCGGAATCAATGGGAGTCCATGATTTGCTTGCTCCAGTCTGCTATTCTTCCCGGCAGAGCAACTTGGAACATGGGAGCTCCACTTTCGGTTTTCTCTATTCAG GACTATAATGCGACAGTTGAGTTTTACTGGGCGCCTTTTCTGGTAGAGTCAAATTCAGACGATCCAAGAAACCACAGCATTTCACAGCGAATTATAATGCCTGAATCCATTTCCAAGCACGGAATCCATTGGAAGTCAGCAGATTTTCTTGTCTTCAACACCTACATATGGTGGATGAACAGTCACACCATTAAAGTCTT ACGGGGATCATTCGAACAAGGATCAGCAGAATACGATGAGATCGAACGTACCACAGCGTATGAAAGAGTTCTAACAACGTGGGCCAACTGGCTAATCAGCAATGCTGATCATAATCGTACCTCTGCCTTCTTCATCAGCATGTCTCCAGTTCACCAACA GAGCTCAAACTGGAACGACCTGGACGGAGTCGCCTGTGCCCGTGAAACGACCCCAATCTTGAACACATCCATGGCATTAGACATGGGCACCGACAGGAGGCTCCTACATATTACAAGGAATGTGATAAAAGCCACAAATACCCCGGTGACCCTGGTTGATATCACAACCCTATCAGAGTACAGAAAGGACGGTCATACCTCAGTTTACACCATTCGGCAAGGCAAACTTTTGACACCTGAGGAGAAAGCCGATCCTGCTACATTTGCAGATTGTCTGCATTGGTGTCTTCCTGGAGTGCCCGACACTTGGAATGAGTTGCTCTACGCCCACATTATTTCCCGATCCTGA